The sequence CCTGGAGAACGACAAGGGCAACCCGACCGTCAACACCCTCAACAGCATCCTGAGGCCGTTCGGCATGGGCATGACGCTCGGCTCGATCTACCGCGACGAAAACGACCACAAGCTCGGCAAGGAGCCGGCAACACCGCAAAAGCGCGGGGCGAACCTGAAGCGCCTGGCAAGCAAGAAGACCGGCGCCTAGCGGACAGGCAAGACCACTCGCGCTCCCACCGGCACCCGCGATCTCCCGTAGGGCGAATAACCCCGAAGGGGTTATCCGCCGCCAAACACCGGCGCGAAGCAACGGCGGATAACGCGTAGCGTTATTCGCCCTACGAAAAGCGCTCTGGCTCAGGCTCTTCAGACTTCCAGAGAAACATCCGCGCGCACCGGACTGCCCCTTTCAGAAGGCCGAACGAAACCCACGCTGAGGAGGTCATGCGACATGGATGTCGCGAGAGCCCCGCGGGCTACAGGGACGTACTTTCGGGGCGGGCCTCCGGTGCGGGGGAGTTCGTGAGGGTAGCCCGGCTTCATCGGGCCCGTATGACGGGGCAAGCGCTTTGGTTACTTTCTGGCGTTTGAGAAAGTGACTCGCCCGAGGGGGCGAAACAAAAGACATCCACAAACGCCAATGCGGCGCGCTACGCCAAACGAGATGCTTGGACCTGCCCTCGCATGAAGAGCACAAATGGCCCGGTGTGCATGCGCCGCTCCAGCATGCTCGGATAGATCTTGTTTCGCCCCTCGGCGAGTCACTTCTTTCAAACGTCGGGGAGCCGAACCTCAAAGAAGTAACCAAGAACGCTTGCCCCGACATACGGGTCCGGCGGAGCCGGACTTCCCTCGCACATCCCCACGCACCCGGAGGCCCGCCCCGACAGTACGTCCTTGTACTGATCGTGGCTTTTGCGACATCCATGTCGCGCAACCTCCTCTGCGTGGGCTTAGCTCGGCCTTCTGTAAGGGGCGGTCCGGTGCGCGCGGATGTTCCTCTGGAAATCCATTTTCTGGGTCCCCGCATTCGCGGGGATGACGTGAAGGGAAAACACGGCACAACCCTGTAGGAGCGGCCCATGGCCGCGATTCGCGCGCATGGCGCGCTCCTACACCGCCCCCTGAGACATTCGCGCCCTTGCCCCCACCCAACCACCTCCCTATCCTGCGGCGGTCACGGTCAATCCCGTGATCCGGGTTTGGCGACTCGGAGCTAATAGGCGCGATAGCGCCAGCTGGTGCATGCGGAAACGGCGAATGTTTCTGCAGGCCCCCGCACGATTGCAGGAAACTGCAACGCTCAATGGCGGATCGCGCGGGGAGACCTTCGGGTCTGCCGGGTCCTATTAGCCGGTTCGCCAACCCCGCGCGGTCTGCCACCCTCCGTTTGGCGACGTAGGTGGCAGCTCTGATCGACTAATAGGAGCTTCACCATGCACGACGCATACACCCCCACCTTCTTCACCCGCCACAACCGCCCCCTGCGCGGCGTAATGATCGACAACCAACCCTGGTTCGTCGGCCACGACGTGGCCCGAATGCTAGGCCTGCAACACCCCCAATCCCTGCACCGCCGCCTGCAACCCCACGAAACCCAACGCATCCACCTGCGCTACGCCACCGAAAGCGAAGAACCCGTCGACGTCATCAACGAAGCCGGCCTCTACAAAGCCCTGGTCCGCTTCGGCCACCCGGAAAGCCTGCACCTAGATAGCTGGCTGACAAGAGAAGTCATCCCCACCCTCCGTGACCAATACGCCCCGGACGGCCCCGCACCTCGGCGCGTGATGATGAGTTGGCAGCAGCGGCAGATGATGTTGCTGGAGTGGCAGGGGGAGCTTTGGGTGGCTTGGGAGGAGATGCCGAGACTTGTATGCGATGAAAGCTCGACTCCCCTAGAGCTATGAGCTTCAACCACCCTGCCTAACCCCAAAAAATTCCCGCTGACATATGGCAGAAAGCCAAAGCAATGCGTAAGGTCATACAAGAGTCAACGAAATATACTTACTCTTAAATTAAATTTGAAAACCCACAAGTTACAAAGATTACCCCACGAGCAAACCTTAATAATTTCAGGGACCGAAAATGGCATTTGAACTATATTTTGCAGTTATCCACAGCTTCGAAAAGGAACAATTTAAAAAGGGCGTAAATCACAATAAAACCGTAATACAGCCGCTTTTCAACCCACAAAAACCCGCCGTAATAAAGCTTGTCCAAGACATTCACACGTTATTAGGGAAAGAAAAGAACAAAGTTTTCTGGGGGCAATTTTCCGACGGAAAGCGTGAAGGGCTCTTCCCTGATGGAATTAGGAAGTATATTTCATCCCCGAATGATACAAAAATCTTTGAGGATCTTTCCAAAACGGTTCTCTCTGAACTAATAAAACAAGCAGATGACTCGTTACTGGCAACTGGCGGACACATTCTGATATCCGCATACAGAAGCGAGGGGAGACATTTTCTGCTTGTAACTAGCGTAAAAGAAAAAGACGGATTGCGATTGGGGAAAAACTATGAGCCAATCGAATCCGCTAATATCGATTTTTCTCAAATCGCTCATGCGGCAAGAATCAACATAGATAAATTTAAATCTTACGGACAGCCAATGCATTTAGCCGAAGCTGAGGAAACCGATAAGACTTATTTGTGCTTCATAAGCAAAGGCAAAAGTGACGCATCTCGTTACTTCATTGAGGCGCTAGGCTGCGAAAAAGGGATTACATCTGCTAGAGCAACAAAAAAGGCAATAGACTTAGTTTATGAATATTTCAAAGGAAATGAAAAGCTCAGCCCTTTTAAAAAGCCAGCCAAAGAAGCCGTAATACGATATCTCAGGGCAAAGCTTGACAGCGAGCACGAGGAAAGTGAAAAGAAAGCAAGTCTAGAT is a genomic window of Pseudomonas knackmussii B13 containing:
- a CDS encoding nucleoid-associated protein codes for the protein MAFELYFAVIHSFEKEQFKKGVNHNKTVIQPLFNPQKPAVIKLVQDIHTLLGKEKNKVFWGQFSDGKREGLFPDGIRKYISSPNDTKIFEDLSKTVLSELIKQADDSLLATGGHILISAYRSEGRHFLLVTSVKEKDGLRLGKNYEPIESANIDFSQIAHAARINIDKFKSYGQPMHLAEAEETDKTYLCFISKGKSDASRYFIEALGCEKGITSARATKKAIDLVYEYFKGNEKLSPFKKPAKEAVIRYLRAKLDSEHEESEKKASLDGIINAAKSAIPAEFAELASEIDSLSDELNSEENQLPQEFTVNRAELNKRIKMKGSTSNWELEFETSALGDTANSSVFYDKDHQTLTLSSIPDDLKIKIEKQLFGEEKNV
- a CDS encoding BRO-N domain-containing protein; this encodes MHDAYTPTFFTRHNRPLRGVMIDNQPWFVGHDVARMLGLQHPQSLHRRLQPHETQRIHLRYATESEEPVDVINEAGLYKALVRFGHPESLHLDSWLTREVIPTLRDQYAPDGPAPRRVMMSWQQRQMMLLEWQGELWVAWEEMPRLVCDESSTPLEL
- a CDS encoding helix-turn-helix transcriptional regulator, with translation MKILSLEERQNLLDDIKARSMAGQESLGTSIRRIRLEITGLDQASFAKICKMTVKTLSSLENDKGNPTVNTLNSILRPFGMGMTLGSIYRDENDHKLGKEPATPQKRGANLKRLASKKTGA